GTTGCAGGCACAAGTATTAATTGACTTATACACTTCACTTTGAGCTCTTATGTTTTCATGTCTTCCATTTGCTTTCACACCACTACTGACTACACCTATCTTTTTAAGAGCATTACTGATCAAATCATGACTTGAGCACCAGAACATTTTTAGCTTGATGAGTAACTTTCACTCGCACCCTTTTTCAAAAGATCAAAGTCGATCAAGTTTTGAGATGAGTCAAGCTCAGTGACCTACGACTGCGAGTATATTCTTTATTCTTAACACAAAACCTAATGACTaagtttttgttatttatttgcaTGGGGCAATACTCATGCATTTTCAGTTTTCGCTCCTATTACTATGAGTATTATATATGTTGCATTATGTAGTGGCCCCAACTACCACACTGATAAGCCAATTCTGACCAGATCAATAACACAGGTGCACGCTCTCCTTTCCGGTTAATGTGacataattttctttttaatttgtcTAAAAATATTgacactttttcttttcttttgaacaTACTTTTGAATTTGAGAACAATTAACTTTACACTTCTAATTTTACTCTAAATGAGAAAATTTTATAAAAACTCAAATGTTATGGCATAtttaaagtcaaaatttcaaaagttttataACAAAACTAGTTAAATGTAATGACATGTTTAACAcatcaaattttaattttatttatttatttcttaaattGTGTATAAATTCAAATTATGTCAAATAAGTTAAAAAGGAGAGGAATAATATTTATAAATGAAACACGTGAATTATGTCATGTTGTTTCGGTTGTTCTCTTCCGTCTATTGGTCTAACCTACTGTTAGCCCCTCGGCTTGATTGATCGAAATATGACATGGGTGTGGCGAGGGATTTACATGATGGACCTCGGCACCGTCCTATGATGACAATGGCATCATGTTGACAAAGCTGTCCGACTTGGGCAGGTGTTGATGGGCATGGACTGTGGCACGACGGCAGGTGGCTAAGGTGTCAAGGCATGACAAAGACCATGGCATTGGCGTGGCCATGGCAAAGCAAAGACAACGGGCATCAAGCTTAGCAAAGGCTGAAAAAACTAAGGTAGTATGTGGCAAGGCAGATGGGCGCGGGCAAGGCGAGCAAGGCAGTGTCATGGGCGAGCTAGACAAACGGCGGCGCCAGACATGCGCGCAAAGGCATGCTGCACGAAGGCTTGTGGCAGACATGCACGCAAAGGCATGCTGCACGAAGGCTTGGCGCGAAGACATGACAAAGTTGGCCTTTTTGGCGCCACAAGTTCAAAGCTGCGCCCGTGTGCCATGCACATGCCGGGCAGTTGGCAGTTCCGATTTTTCAGCAAGTTTGGCTAAGTGGGCTGGTAGGAGTTGTCTTATTTGAATGTTTGAAATTCGAATTCCTTGTCAGTTGGGGATGTCAACTACTAGGTTTTAGATAAGGCAAAGTTCAAAAACGTTTGTCTATACATGGGGGCTAGGCAAACTTGTTAaggcagagagagagagaggtgttGGTTGCCTTAACTCCTTTTTGTAAAGGCTATGATTTTCATGTGCTTATTTGTGGCATGAGTTAAAAGACAAAGTTGGGAAGCGATTCCCGTAAATTCGTGTGTGCCTTGTTTCATTTCTGTTCGCTATCATAATCTAAAGTGGTAGGCCGAAAACGTGAGGGAAAAAGAGAGAAGGTTGAGTCATTGTTTGGTGACTGTCGTGCAGTGTCAATCTGAAAACAATTGACCCTgtaacaactggtatcagagcaacgTCGGCAAGATCTTGGTATTATTATAGCGGAAAATACAGAACTTCGTGAAAGGCTTCAGAAGTTAGACGTGCTTGTGGGAATTACGGATGGCGCAGTTGATCTGGTGGATATTCTGACGCAGATCCATGGCGTCAACACAAAACTTTAACATGTTCGTGAaactgttgatacccaacttGTGGAATTGCAGGCTTTCTAGGAAACTGTTGTTGGGCAGTTGGAAAATTTACTAAAGGAGATCGAGGATCTTAAAACGGAACTTCAGATCCTCCGACGGGCTGTTGCAAATGTGCCCCAAGGAGGTGAAGAACATTCCAAAATTAAGATCCCAGAACCAAAGACTTTTGATGGTGTGAGAGGCGCCAAGGAATTGAAAAACTTCTTATGGGACTTGAAGCATTATATCTCGACTGCTCATGTCTCGGAGAAGGACAAATTGACTATGGTGGTGCGTTATTTCAGAGGAGATGCAGTGTTATGGTGGCGTACAAAAAATGCTGACGATGATAGTGCGGGCAGACCCAAGGTAGATACTTGGGAAAAACTTCGTAACGCATTGAGGGAAAAGTAACTGCCTAGCCACTCGTCCTGGGTTGCTAGGGATCACTTGAAGCGGTTAAGACAAACTGGTTCCATTCGGGATTATGTCAAAGATTTTTCATCTTTGTTGCTAGACATCCAAAATATGTCAGATGAGGACAAGTTGCACAATTTCATTTCCGGAATGCAAGGCTGGGCTCAAAATGAAATTCGTAGGCAGAAAGTTAAAGATCTGCCTAGTGCAATTGCGGCAGCGGACGCATTGGTGGATTTTTGCACAGCGAGTCTAACTTCTGATCCTATCTCTTCTTATAAgtcaaagaaaaaggagaaggGTAAGGATTGGAAGAAGGACAATCAGAAGCAGGATGGAAATGATAAGGGCAAGGGTAAGATGAATGCTTCTTCGTCAAAAGCAAACAAGCCAACGGGTGGTGAAAAGGTTTGCTGGACATGTCAAAGACCCGGACATCAGGCACGAAACtgtccaaatcaaggaaagatcTCTGCTCTTCGTGCTGAAGAGGAGAAACAAGGAAAGGGACAGGAAGTTGCTGCCTATGTGAATCTGTTGCGGATGCTGAACACTTTGGCTTGTGTGACTATGGCGGATGATGATGAAAATTCTGCCAAGGAAGAAGTTACATATGTGAAAGCTACGGGTGATGATTTGGATGATGCTTATTCCACTTTGTTGTATGTGGATCTGAAAATCGGAAACAAGAGTGTCGTGACAATGGTTGATACCGGAGCCACGCACACTTTTGTTGCCTCCAGAATTGTTCAAGAATATGGGCTGCAAGTGACAAAGTGTCCGACAAAGATGAAGGCTATGAACTCAAAGGCGCAACCCGGTTATGGGGTGGTGCTAGATGTCCCGATGATTTTGGGCCATTGGTCCGAAAAATTCAACATGACTGTTGTGCCATTGGATGACTTCAATGTGTTGTTGGGAATTGAttttctgaaaaagaaaaaagtcaCTCCAATTCCTCATTTGGATGGACTTATGTTCATGGGGGAGTCAAGCCCCGACTTTGTGAAAGGTATTATGCCCTACGAGGTTAATAATGAGAATGCTGGGATTGCCGCTTTGATTTCTGCCATTGCATTTGAGAAAGGCTTGAAGAGGGGCGAGGAGACATACCTTGTTTCACTCGTTGAAGTCAAGCCAGATGTGCATATTGAGGTCCCGGATTGTGTTGCAAATTTGCTaaaggaattcaaagatgtgATGCCTCCAGAATTGCCAAGGGAGTTACCACAAAGGAGGGAGATTGATTATAGGATTGAACTTATTTCTGGTTTATTGCTGCCTGCGCAGCCTCCTTACCGCATGTTGCCTATGGAATTGACGGAACTAAGGAAGCAATTGTTTGAGTTGCTTGATGCTAGGTTGATTCAACCATCGAAGGCTCCATACGGTGCTCCTATTTTGTTCCATAAAAAATAGGATGGTATGTTGCGGATGTGTGTTGACTATAGAGCGCTGAATAAGGTGACTGTCAAAAACAAGTACCCGGTCCCTTTGATTCAAGATCTGCTGGACAGGCTTTCTAAGGCTAGTTATTTTACTAAGTTAGACCTAGGTTCAGGCTATTAGCAGGTTAGGATAGCCGAGGGAGATGCCCCTAAGTCT
This DNA window, taken from Nicotiana tabacum cultivar K326 chromosome 15, ASM71507v2, whole genome shotgun sequence, encodes the following:
- the LOC142169758 gene encoding uncharacterized protein LOC142169758 — its product is MSDEDKLHNFISGMQGWAQNEIRRQKVKDLPSAIAAADALVDFCTASLTSDPISSYKSKKKEKGKDWKKDNQKQDGNDKGKGKMNASSSKANKPTGGEKVCWTCQRPGHQARNCPNQGKISALRAEEEKQGKGQEVAAYVNLLRMLNTLACVTMADDDENSAKEEVTYVKATGDDLDDAYSTLLYVDLKIGNKSVVTMVDTGATHTFVASRIVQEYGLQVTKCPTKMKAMNSKAQPGYGVVLDVPMILGHWSEKFNMTVVPLDDFNVLLGIDFLKKKKVTPIPHLDGLMFMGESSPDFVKGIMPYEVNNENAGIAALISAIAFEKGLKRGEETYLVSLVEVKPDVHIEVPDCVANLLKEFKDVMPPELPRELPQRREIDYRIELISGLLLPAQPPYRMLPMELTELRKQLFELLDARLIQPSKAPYGAPILFHKK